From one Anaeromyxobacter diazotrophicus genomic stretch:
- the sufB gene encoding Fe-S cluster assembly protein SufB: protein MTQDAALRELTEGKYKYGFVTDVETDQVPKGLSEDVIRLISHKKGEPEWMLAWRLESYRRWLAMVEPTWPNVHYPKIDYQDIVYYSAPKPKKKLGSMDEVDPELKKAFEKLGIPLAEQARLANVAVDAVFDSVSVATTFKDKLAEKGVIFCSFSDAVKNHPELVQKYLGSVVPSTDNFFAALNSAVFSDGSFAYIPKGVRCPMELSTYFRINASDTGQFERTLIVADEGAHVSYLEGCTAPVRDENQLHAAVVELVALPGAEIKYSTVQNWYPGDAEGRGGIYNFVTKRAKVMERAKVSWTQVETGSAITWKYPSCILQGDDAVGEFYSVALTHHRQQADTGTKMIHVGKRTRSTIISKGISAGHGQNTYRGLVKVLKGAEGARNYSQCDSLLIGDQCGAHTFPYIEVRNPRAQVEHEATTSKIGEDQLFYCRQRGIAEEDAVSMIVNGFARQVLKELPMEFAVEAQKLLGMSLEGSVG, encoded by the coding sequence ATGACCCAGGACGCCGCCCTCCGCGAGCTCACCGAGGGCAAGTACAAGTACGGCTTCGTCACCGACGTCGAGACCGACCAGGTCCCGAAGGGCCTGTCCGAGGACGTCATCCGCCTCATCTCGCACAAGAAGGGCGAGCCGGAGTGGATGCTGGCGTGGCGGCTCGAGTCGTACCGCCGCTGGCTCGCCATGGTCGAGCCGACCTGGCCGAACGTGCACTACCCGAAGATCGACTACCAGGACATCGTCTACTACTCGGCGCCGAAGCCGAAGAAGAAGCTCGGCTCGATGGACGAGGTCGACCCCGAGCTCAAGAAGGCGTTCGAGAAGCTCGGCATCCCGCTGGCGGAGCAGGCGCGCCTCGCCAACGTGGCGGTCGACGCGGTCTTCGACTCGGTGTCGGTGGCGACCACCTTCAAGGACAAGCTGGCCGAGAAGGGCGTCATCTTCTGCTCCTTCTCCGACGCGGTGAAGAACCACCCCGAGCTGGTGCAGAAGTACCTCGGCTCGGTGGTGCCCTCCACCGACAACTTCTTCGCCGCGCTCAACTCGGCGGTCTTCTCGGACGGCAGCTTCGCGTACATCCCGAAGGGCGTGCGCTGCCCGATGGAGCTGTCGACCTACTTCCGCATCAACGCCTCCGACACCGGGCAGTTCGAGCGGACGCTCATCGTCGCCGACGAGGGCGCGCACGTCTCCTACCTCGAGGGCTGCACCGCGCCGGTGCGCGACGAGAACCAGCTCCACGCGGCGGTGGTGGAGCTCGTCGCGCTGCCGGGCGCCGAGATCAAGTACTCGACGGTGCAGAACTGGTACCCGGGCGACGCCGAGGGGCGGGGCGGCATCTACAACTTCGTCACCAAGCGCGCCAAGGTCATGGAGCGGGCCAAGGTGAGCTGGACGCAGGTGGAGACCGGCTCCGCCATCACCTGGAAGTACCCGAGCTGCATCCTGCAGGGCGACGACGCGGTGGGCGAGTTCTACTCGGTGGCCCTCACCCACCACCGCCAGCAGGCCGACACCGGCACGAAGATGATCCACGTCGGCAAGCGGACGCGCTCGACCATCATCTCGAAGGGCATCAGCGCCGGGCACGGGCAGAACACCTACCGCGGCCTGGTGAAGGTGCTGAAGGGCGCCGAGGGGGCGCGCAATTACTCACAGTGCGACTCGCTCCTCATCGGCGACCAGTGCGGCGCCCACACGTTCCCGTACATCGAGGTGCGGAACCCGCGGGCGCAGGTGGAGCACGAGGCGACCACCTCCAAGATCGGCGAGGACCAGCTCTTCTACTGCCGGCAGCGCGGCATCGCGGAGGAGGACGCGGTCTCGATGATCGTGAACGGCTTCGCGCGGCAGGTGCTGAAGGAGCTGCCGATGGAGTTCGCGGTCGAGGCGCAGAAGCTCCTGGGGATGAGCCTCGAAGGTTCGGTCGGATAG
- a CDS encoding SUF system Fe-S cluster assembly regulator, translating into MSKLTDYGLVLLTHLAQGGTPGVRTAQELARCSRVPLPTASKILKELSKAGLVTSHRGRRGGYSLALTPDAISVAAVVEALEGPVALTECSVLDGGCSLEPTCLAKGHWGPISRAIQRTLQRLPLSALGPRLVHLGAPGAPALRPVPSGCEPDAAPRSLLSRSASTGMTP; encoded by the coding sequence ATGAGCAAGCTCACCGACTACGGCCTCGTGCTGCTCACCCATCTGGCGCAGGGTGGGACGCCGGGCGTCCGCACGGCGCAGGAGCTGGCGCGCTGCTCGCGCGTCCCGCTCCCGACCGCTTCCAAGATCCTGAAAGAACTGTCGAAGGCGGGCCTCGTCACCTCGCACCGCGGCCGGCGCGGCGGGTACAGCCTGGCGCTCACCCCGGACGCGATCTCGGTGGCCGCGGTGGTCGAGGCGCTGGAGGGCCCGGTCGCCCTCACGGAGTGCAGCGTGCTCGACGGGGGCTGCTCGCTCGAGCCGACCTGCCTCGCCAAGGGGCACTGGGGGCCGATCAGCCGCGCGATCCAGCGCACGCTGCAGCGCCTCCCCCTCTCCGCGCTGGGCCCGCGGCTCGTCCACCTGGGGGCGCCGGGCGCGCCCGCGCTGCGGCCGGTGCCGTCCGGGTGCGAGCCGGACGCCGCGCCCCGGAGCCTCCTCTCACGCAGCGCCAGCACGGGAATGACGCCATGA
- a CDS encoding YaeQ family protein has protein sequence MALSHVDNGLHLSLQIRAARHPSETLERMWLRVLAFCWFHQERIAFGPGLSDPDAPDLYADDLTGQKELWVRVGRPDPARIQREADRAGQARVGVLFDAPSRMEAFLAEAREAKLARLARVDLLAADPRLLAALAARDDRRTRLALTIVGDHVYAERGGQAVDGPLTRGSF, from the coding sequence GTGGCGCTGAGCCATGTGGACAATGGGCTCCACCTGTCGCTCCAGATCCGGGCGGCGCGTCATCCCTCGGAGACGCTCGAGCGCATGTGGCTGCGGGTGCTGGCGTTCTGCTGGTTTCACCAGGAGCGCATCGCGTTCGGGCCCGGGCTCTCGGATCCCGACGCGCCCGACCTGTACGCGGACGACCTCACCGGCCAGAAGGAGCTGTGGGTGCGGGTGGGACGGCCGGACCCGGCGCGGATCCAGCGCGAGGCCGACCGCGCCGGGCAGGCGAGGGTGGGCGTCCTCTTCGACGCGCCTTCGCGCATGGAGGCGTTCCTCGCCGAGGCGCGCGAGGCAAAGCTCGCCCGCCTGGCGCGGGTGGACCTGCTCGCCGCCGACCCCCGGCTCCTCGCGGCGCTCGCCGCCCGCGACGACCGCCGGACGCGGCTCGCCCTCACCATCGTCGGCGACCACGTCTACGCGGAGCGGGGCGGGCAGGCGGTCGACGGCCCGCTCACGCGGGGGTCGTTCTAG
- a CDS encoding RecQ family ATP-dependent DNA helicase: MPPPTTKSLELFASDGPARAREVRGEVEALEAAWAAGDRSDLALRRRCEARLEALRALWRSERALFGPGELAALKAVAEALRAPPPDRPRASARQVLREVFGHEAFRPGQEAIIEAVLAGRDCLGVMPTGAGKSLTYQIPARVLGGTTLVVSPLIALMKDQVDAMARVGVRATFLNSSLDPDERRARVQRIRRGELELVYAAPEGLEASVGAALEGVRLSALAVDEAHCISQWGHDFRPAYRNLRDLKARFGGLPVLALTATATAQVTRDIADQLGMRDPLVLRGTFFRPNLRLHAYQKGEGRGHGAAMAGRGLKTRDALLRLVRSRPGESGIVYCLSRKSVEATAELLCDHGVRATAYHAGMEPEDRTRAQDAFQSGEVEVVCATVAFGMGIDKPDIRYVIHRDMPRSIEGYYQEIGRAGRDGAPSDCVLFYSWADVASWDRLAEGGDAEVAELQRKQAREMFRLAEDAVCRHQALVRHFGERIEPCRESCDLCGGGDLVSEAKPVRTARAHGREERSGSGASRAGARPPPPEPMDTEGAELFEALRAVRKQLAAERSLPAYCVFSDAVLRALVEQRPRDELELAAVKGVGRRKAAAYAEAFLPLLCAAR; the protein is encoded by the coding sequence GTGCCGCCCCCCACAACGAAAAGCCTCGAGCTCTTCGCGAGCGATGGGCCGGCGCGCGCCCGCGAGGTCCGCGGCGAGGTCGAGGCGCTCGAGGCGGCCTGGGCCGCGGGCGACCGGAGCGACCTCGCGCTGCGGCGCCGCTGCGAGGCGCGGCTCGAGGCGCTCCGCGCGCTGTGGCGCAGCGAGCGAGCCCTCTTCGGCCCCGGGGAGCTGGCGGCGCTCAAGGCGGTGGCCGAGGCGCTGCGCGCCCCCCCGCCGGACCGGCCCCGCGCCTCCGCCCGCCAGGTGCTGCGCGAGGTCTTCGGGCACGAGGCCTTCCGGCCCGGGCAGGAGGCCATCATCGAGGCAGTGCTCGCGGGGCGCGACTGCCTCGGGGTCATGCCCACCGGCGCCGGGAAGTCGCTCACCTACCAGATCCCGGCCCGCGTGCTGGGGGGGACCACCCTGGTCGTCTCCCCGCTCATCGCGCTCATGAAGGACCAGGTGGACGCCATGGCGCGGGTGGGCGTCCGCGCCACCTTCCTCAACTCGAGCCTCGACCCGGACGAGCGGCGCGCGCGCGTGCAGCGCATCCGGCGCGGCGAGCTCGAGCTCGTCTACGCCGCGCCCGAGGGCCTGGAGGCGTCGGTCGGGGCCGCGCTCGAGGGCGTGCGGCTCTCCGCCCTGGCGGTGGACGAGGCGCACTGCATCAGCCAGTGGGGCCACGACTTCCGCCCCGCCTACCGCAACCTGCGCGACCTCAAGGCGCGCTTCGGCGGGCTGCCGGTGCTCGCCCTCACCGCCACCGCCACCGCGCAGGTGACCCGCGACATCGCGGACCAGCTCGGGATGCGCGACCCGCTCGTGCTCCGCGGCACCTTCTTCCGCCCGAACCTCCGGCTGCACGCCTACCAGAAGGGCGAGGGGCGCGGCCACGGCGCCGCCATGGCCGGCCGCGGCCTCAAGACGCGCGACGCGCTCCTGCGCCTCGTCCGCTCGCGCCCGGGCGAGAGCGGCATCGTCTACTGCCTCTCCCGGAAGTCGGTGGAGGCCACCGCCGAGCTCCTCTGCGACCACGGCGTGCGCGCCACCGCCTACCACGCCGGGATGGAGCCGGAGGACCGCACCCGCGCCCAGGACGCGTTCCAGTCGGGCGAGGTGGAGGTGGTGTGCGCCACGGTCGCGTTCGGGATGGGCATCGACAAGCCCGACATCCGCTACGTCATCCACCGCGACATGCCCCGCTCCATCGAGGGCTACTACCAGGAGATCGGCCGCGCCGGCCGCGACGGCGCGCCCTCCGACTGCGTGCTCTTCTACTCCTGGGCCGACGTGGCGAGCTGGGACCGGCTGGCCGAGGGCGGCGACGCGGAGGTGGCGGAGCTGCAGCGCAAGCAGGCGCGGGAGATGTTCCGCCTGGCCGAGGACGCGGTCTGCCGCCACCAGGCGCTGGTGCGCCACTTCGGCGAGAGGATCGAGCCCTGCCGCGAGAGCTGCGACCTGTGCGGCGGGGGCGACCTCGTCTCCGAGGCGAAGCCCGTCCGCACCGCCCGCGCCCACGGTCGCGAGGAGCGGTCAGGGTCCGGCGCGAGCAGGGCGGGGGCTCGTCCCCCGCCGCCCGAGCCGATGGACACCGAGGGCGCCGAGCTCTTCGAGGCGCTGCGCGCCGTCCGCAAGCAGCTCGCGGCCGAGCGCAGCCTCCCCGCCTACTGCGTCTTCTCCGACGCCGTGCTGCGCGCCCTGGTGGAGCAGCGCCCGCGCGACGAGCTCGAGCTCGCCGCGGTGAAGGGCGTCGGGCGCAGGAAGGCCGCGGCCTACGCGGAGGCCTTCCTGCCGCTCCTGTGCGCCGCGCGCTGA
- a CDS encoding nucleotide-binding protein — MRRLLTVAVVTLALAACKKPEAPKRPAAAGGAPAAQAAGGDRQILRGKVLEKIDVSQYSYLKLATASGEVWAAVTRTDKKAGDEVGVGNAFPMQNFESKELNRKFDVVYFGTLAAPGGEVAPMPPAMGGGAMGGGMPPPAMGEGAGGPPNPAQLAAQHQAVVTGPNDVEVKKVAKAAGADGRTIEEIWSQRAKLKGKPVAVRGQVVKFTAVMGKNFLHLRDGSGSPDSKTNDLTVTTSDAVGVGDVVTAKGVIVTDKDFGAGYAYPVIIEDAKVMK; from the coding sequence ATGCGTCGTCTGCTGACTGTGGCGGTGGTGACCCTGGCCCTCGCGGCCTGCAAGAAGCCCGAGGCGCCGAAGCGTCCCGCCGCCGCGGGCGGCGCGCCGGCTGCCCAGGCGGCCGGCGGTGACCGCCAGATCCTGCGCGGGAAGGTCCTCGAGAAGATCGACGTCTCCCAGTACAGCTACCTGAAGCTCGCCACGGCGTCCGGCGAGGTCTGGGCGGCCGTCACCCGGACCGACAAGAAGGCGGGCGACGAGGTCGGCGTCGGGAACGCCTTCCCGATGCAGAACTTCGAGTCGAAGGAGCTGAACCGCAAGTTCGACGTGGTGTACTTCGGCACGCTGGCCGCGCCCGGCGGCGAGGTGGCCCCCATGCCGCCCGCCATGGGCGGCGGCGCGATGGGCGGCGGGATGCCTCCCCCCGCGATGGGCGAGGGCGCCGGTGGCCCCCCCAACCCGGCGCAGCTCGCCGCGCAGCACCAGGCGGTGGTGACCGGCCCGAACGACGTCGAGGTGAAGAAGGTCGCCAAGGCGGCCGGCGCCGACGGCCGCACCATCGAGGAGATCTGGTCGCAGCGCGCGAAGCTGAAGGGCAAGCCGGTGGCGGTGCGCGGGCAGGTGGTCAAGTTCACCGCCGTCATGGGGAAGAACTTCCTCCACCTCCGCGACGGCAGCGGCTCGCCGGACAGCAAGACCAACGACCTCACCGTCACCACCTCCGACGCGGTCGGCGTGGGCGACGTCGTGACCGCCAAGGGCGTCATCGTGACCGACAAGGACTTCGGCGCGGGCTACGCCTACCCGGTCATCATCGAGGACGCGAAGGTGATGAAGTAG
- a CDS encoding ABC transporter permease → MSSLGLRTLLDKEVRRFLRVPGQTLLSPLVTTTLYFVVFGFSLGSRLREVEGVPYARFIVPGLVTLGVVSNAYLNSASSLFVMKLQGTIFDLLVSPLSYGQVLAGFVGAAVLRGALVGAVMWAVAGAFAGFELAHPLFAVLMLLLVATAFAALGFMTAVWASSFEQVNFFPTFIITPLTFLGGVFYSAKMLTPGLRQFTLVNPVFYMVDGVRYGMLGLSDAHPAVGLGLVAALAAAALAGAYAMLRTGYKLRG, encoded by the coding sequence GTGAGCTCGCTCGGCCTGCGCACGCTGCTCGACAAGGAGGTGCGCCGCTTCCTGCGGGTGCCCGGGCAGACGCTGCTCTCGCCGCTCGTCACCACCACGCTCTACTTCGTCGTGTTCGGCTTCTCGCTCGGGAGCCGGCTGCGCGAGGTGGAGGGGGTGCCGTACGCCCGCTTCATCGTCCCCGGGCTGGTGACGCTGGGGGTGGTCTCGAACGCCTACCTCAACAGCGCCTCGTCGCTGTTCGTCATGAAGCTGCAGGGGACCATCTTCGACCTGCTCGTGTCGCCGCTCTCGTACGGTCAGGTCCTGGCCGGCTTCGTGGGCGCCGCCGTGCTGCGCGGGGCGCTGGTCGGCGCCGTCATGTGGGCGGTCGCCGGCGCCTTCGCCGGGTTCGAGCTGGCGCACCCGCTCTTCGCGGTGCTGATGCTCCTGCTCGTCGCCACCGCCTTCGCGGCGCTCGGCTTCATGACCGCGGTCTGGGCGAGCTCGTTCGAGCAGGTGAACTTCTTCCCCACCTTCATCATCACGCCGCTCACCTTCCTGGGCGGCGTCTTCTACTCGGCGAAGATGCTCACGCCGGGCCTGCGCCAGTTCACGCTCGTGAACCCGGTGTTCTACATGGTCGACGGGGTGCGCTACGGGATGCTCGGCCTCTCGGACGCCCACCCGGCGGTCGGGCTGGGCCTCGTCGCGGCGCTGGCGGCCGCCGCGCTGGCGGGCGCCTACGCGATGCTCCGCACCGGCTACAAGCTGCGCGGCTAG
- a CDS encoding ABC transporter ATP-binding protein, translating into MPTPVVTLRGVKKRFAAFQALAGVTLDIQAGEIFALLGPNGAGKTTLISIVAGLLRASEGEVRVLGRDVVSDYRFTRRAVGVVPQEINFDPFFTVEESLRIQAGYFDVELPEARLVELLEALDLVAKRRANTRALSGGMKRRLLIGKALVHDPKVLFLDEPTAGVDVELRQSLWRYVRLLRDRGTTIVLTTHYLEEAEELADRIGVIDRGRLLVLDDKDALMRRHAGKTLRATLAAPASALPPELSAVGARLEEDGLVVAVDAAPGASFGAALAAFARSGLQVKDVETTRMRLEDVFVSLLRAGGGGASAAAAPREAP; encoded by the coding sequence GTGCCCACCCCCGTCGTCACCCTCCGCGGCGTGAAGAAGCGCTTCGCCGCCTTCCAGGCCTTAGCGGGCGTCACGCTCGACATCCAGGCGGGCGAGATCTTCGCCCTGCTGGGCCCGAACGGCGCCGGCAAGACCACGCTCATCTCCATCGTGGCCGGGCTCCTGCGCGCCAGCGAGGGCGAGGTGCGCGTGCTCGGCCGCGACGTGGTGAGCGACTACCGCTTCACGCGCCGCGCGGTGGGGGTCGTCCCGCAGGAGATCAACTTCGACCCGTTCTTCACGGTGGAGGAGTCGCTCCGCATCCAGGCCGGGTACTTCGACGTGGAGCTCCCGGAGGCGCGCCTGGTCGAGCTGCTCGAGGCGCTCGACCTGGTCGCGAAGCGGCGCGCCAACACCCGCGCCCTCTCCGGCGGCATGAAGCGGCGCCTGCTCATCGGCAAGGCGCTCGTGCACGACCCCAAGGTCCTCTTCCTCGACGAGCCGACCGCCGGGGTGGACGTCGAGCTCCGGCAGTCGCTCTGGCGCTACGTGCGGCTCCTGCGCGACCGCGGCACCACCATCGTGCTCACCACCCACTACCTGGAGGAGGCGGAGGAGCTGGCCGACCGCATCGGCGTCATCGACCGCGGGCGCCTCCTCGTGCTCGACGACAAGGACGCGCTCATGCGCCGCCACGCCGGCAAGACGCTCCGCGCCACGCTGGCGGCGCCGGCCTCGGCGCTGCCGCCCGAGCTCTCGGCGGTGGGGGCGCGGCTCGAGGAGGACGGGCTGGTGGTGGCGGTGGACGCCGCGCCCGGCGCCTCCTTCGGCGCGGCGCTGGCGGCCTTCGCCCGCTCGGGCCTCCAGGTGAAGGACGTGGAGACGACGCGCATGCGGCTCGAGGACGTGTTCGTGAGCCTGCTCCGGGCCGGCGGCGGCGGCGCCAGCGCCGCGGCCGCGCCGCGGGAGGCGCCGTGA
- a CDS encoding class I SAM-dependent methyltransferase, translated as MGRRSVSLQDQDRWVFNRLAGAYAARPGYPGALVERLAALAGGPGARAADLGAGVGHLALPLAAAGLEVSAVEPARAMLDALARRAAAAPRLAPVHAAAEATGLPGGGFDLVLLADAVQWVDPERCGAEAARLLRPGGTIALVEARFADTPFMEGLAALLARENPKARSRPAGAGRQLLALAAPGASPAEERFRQEAALDPAALEGVLRSLSFAGPALAPARLAALLAEAERLAARAGGARFERELTLRWARRRPRAA; from the coding sequence ATGGGCCGCCGCTCGGTCTCGCTCCAGGATCAGGATCGCTGGGTCTTCAACCGGCTGGCCGGGGCGTACGCCGCGCGGCCCGGCTACCCCGGGGCGCTGGTGGAGCGGCTCGCCGCGCTCGCCGGCGGCCCCGGCGCGCGCGCCGCGGACCTGGGCGCGGGCGTCGGGCACCTGGCCCTGCCGCTCGCCGCCGCCGGGCTCGAGGTGAGCGCGGTGGAGCCGGCCCGCGCCATGCTCGACGCGCTCGCGCGGCGCGCCGCGGCCGCGCCCCGCCTGGCGCCGGTGCACGCCGCCGCCGAGGCGACCGGGCTCCCCGGCGGCGGCTTCGACCTCGTGCTCCTGGCCGACGCGGTGCAGTGGGTGGACCCGGAGCGATGCGGCGCGGAGGCGGCGCGCCTGCTCCGGCCCGGGGGGACGATCGCGCTGGTCGAGGCGCGGTTCGCCGACACGCCCTTCATGGAAGGGCTGGCCGCCCTCCTCGCCCGCGAGAACCCGAAGGCGCGGTCCCGCCCGGCCGGCGCGGGGCGGCAGCTCCTCGCCCTGGCGGCGCCCGGCGCCTCGCCGGCCGAGGAGCGCTTCCGGCAGGAGGCGGCGCTCGACCCGGCGGCGCTGGAGGGCGTCCTCCGCTCGCTCTCCTTCGCCGGCCCGGCGCTGGCGCCCGCGCGGCTGGCGGCGCTCCTGGCCGAGGCGGAGCGCCTGGCGGCGCGCGCCGGCGGGGCGCGCTTCGAGCGCGAGCTCACGCTCCGCTGGGCCCGCCGCCGGCCTCGAGCGGCTTGA
- a CDS encoding GNAT family N-acetyltransferase: MHPPLALRVLEAVSEVPGAAWDALTAHEPAAAGPFVRHAFLDALEQSGSASLRTGWRARHLTLWRGGELVAAAPAYARHGSDGDFSRDWEWAAAAERAGLDYYPKLLLAVPFTPATGRRLLVAAGEPRGPAASALLAGARALAEEEGYRSVHVLFAAEDEAAALAGAGLAERIDFQYHWRNAGYRTPEEFLARFGSKRRNALRRERAAPARQGIAVRTVRGGELAAEATTWADAMFELHRRSVDRMEWGMRWVNRGFYRRVLAAMPEALEIVEARRGGALVAAAFNAASPERLYGRYWGCREEHPFLHFNVCLYHSVDECIRRGLAAFEGGAGGDHKLVRGFEPALTRSAHLFLDRRLDAPLRRHLAEEVRARREALARWRAEAPVLKPLEAGGGPSGA, encoded by the coding sequence GTGCACCCGCCGCTCGCCCTACGCGTCCTGGAGGCGGTCTCGGAGGTGCCGGGGGCGGCCTGGGACGCGCTCACGGCGCACGAGCCGGCCGCCGCCGGGCCGTTCGTCCGCCACGCCTTCCTCGACGCCCTGGAGCAGTCGGGGTCGGCGTCGCTCCGGACTGGCTGGCGCGCCCGCCACCTCACCCTCTGGCGCGGGGGCGAGCTCGTCGCGGCGGCGCCCGCCTACGCGCGACACGGCTCGGACGGCGACTTCTCGCGCGACTGGGAGTGGGCGGCGGCCGCCGAGCGCGCGGGGCTCGACTACTACCCGAAGCTGCTCCTGGCGGTGCCCTTCACGCCCGCGACCGGCCGGCGCCTCCTGGTGGCGGCGGGCGAGCCGAGGGGCCCGGCGGCGTCCGCCCTCCTGGCGGGGGCGCGCGCGCTGGCCGAGGAGGAGGGGTACCGCTCGGTGCACGTGCTCTTCGCGGCCGAGGACGAGGCGGCGGCGCTCGCCGGGGCCGGCCTGGCCGAGCGGATCGACTTCCAGTACCACTGGCGCAACGCCGGCTACCGGACGCCGGAGGAGTTCCTGGCGCGCTTCGGCTCGAAGCGGCGCAACGCGCTCCGGCGCGAGCGCGCGGCGCCGGCGCGGCAGGGCATCGCCGTGCGCACCGTGCGCGGCGGCGAGCTCGCGGCCGAGGCGACCACCTGGGCCGACGCCATGTTCGAGCTGCACCGGCGCAGCGTCGACCGGATGGAGTGGGGGATGCGCTGGGTGAACCGCGGCTTCTACCGCCGGGTCCTCGCCGCGATGCCGGAGGCGCTCGAGATCGTCGAGGCGCGCCGCGGGGGCGCGCTGGTGGCGGCGGCCTTCAACGCGGCCTCGCCGGAGCGGCTCTACGGCCGGTACTGGGGCTGCCGCGAGGAGCACCCCTTCCTGCACTTCAACGTCTGCCTCTACCACTCGGTCGACGAGTGCATCCGGCGCGGCCTCGCCGCCTTCGAGGGGGGCGCGGGCGGCGACCACAAGCTCGTGCGCGGCTTCGAGCCGGCGCTGACGCGCTCGGCGCACCTCTTCCTCGACCGGCGGCTCGACGCGCCGCTGCGGCGCCACCTGGCGGAGGAGGTGCGGGCGCGGCGCGAGGCGCTGGCGCGCTGGCGGGCCGAGGCCCCGGTGCTCAAGCCGCTCGAGGCCGGCGGCGGGCCCAGCGGAGCGTGA
- a CDS encoding aminoacyl-tRNA deacylase — MIPSMIDSYLREHRLRFEHYVHPRAVPAQRLAAAEHVPGARVAKAVVVSVDGHVALAVVSAATHVDAEVLRQALHAQEVHLVPESRFADRFWPCEPGAEPPLSMFGVPIYVDADVAREPWLLMRGGTHEDAIQVDTDDWLLSERVRIVEGLAAPPVM, encoded by the coding sequence ATGATCCCCTCGATGATCGACTCCTACCTGCGAGAGCACCGGCTGAGGTTCGAGCACTACGTGCACCCGCGCGCCGTGCCCGCCCAGCGGCTCGCGGCCGCGGAGCACGTGCCGGGCGCCCGCGTGGCGAAGGCGGTGGTGGTGAGCGTCGACGGTCACGTCGCGCTCGCCGTCGTCTCGGCCGCCACCCACGTCGACGCCGAGGTGCTGCGCCAGGCGCTCCACGCCCAGGAGGTGCACCTCGTCCCGGAGAGCCGGTTCGCCGACCGGTTCTGGCCGTGCGAGCCCGGCGCCGAGCCGCCGCTCTCGATGTTCGGCGTGCCCATCTACGTGGACGCCGACGTCGCCCGCGAGCCGTGGCTGCTCATGCGCGGCGGCACGCACGAGGACGCGATCCAGGTCGACACCGACGACTGGCTGCTCTCCGAGCGCGTCCGCATCGTCGAGGGGCTGGCCGCGCCGCCGGTGATGTGA
- a CDS encoding HNH endonuclease gives MRVLRRRPGLAEPLRDGRLSLSTAAALGPVLTEGNWEEVVGRAAFKTKAETEHLVATLQPRRAPREGLRRLAGAVETAAALSRPLEAGCLELDRGGGRAPAPQPEAARGAVRWAPGTSGNPSRLEVPGAEACPPQLEPPRPPPPRRATLEAIDADSYSLRVTIDAELKKDLDQLKSLLAHKVRNGELGALLREAVKCAIEKHGKRRGAVEPSRQRKSPAPAEKAPPPAPAPGQREPIPAAVRREVWKRDGGPCAWCSPDGRRCGSTWMLELDHIQPVALGGRSTADNLRLVCRNHNSLHAEHVFGREHMDQFRKERGPECSINSASGSTSGACGPGPATGGTAGTQPQRGTGS, from the coding sequence ATGCGCGTGCTGCGGCGGCGCCCGGGGCTCGCGGAGCCCCTGCGCGACGGGCGGCTCTCCCTTTCCACCGCCGCCGCGCTCGGGCCCGTGCTCACCGAGGGGAACTGGGAGGAGGTCGTCGGGCGCGCCGCGTTCAAGACCAAGGCGGAGACCGAGCACCTCGTGGCGACGCTGCAACCGAGGCGGGCGCCGCGGGAGGGGCTGCGGCGGCTGGCGGGGGCGGTCGAGACGGCGGCTGCGCTCTCGAGGCCGCTCGAGGCGGGCTGCCTCGAGCTCGACCGCGGCGGGGGACGAGCCCCCGCCCCACAGCCCGAGGCGGCGCGGGGGGCGGTGCGGTGGGCCCCGGGGACCTCGGGGAATCCCTCGAGGCTCGAAGTCCCCGGAGCAGAGGCATGCCCGCCGCAGCTCGAGCCGCCGCGACCTCCCCCACCGCGCCGGGCCACGCTCGAGGCCATCGACGCCGACAGCTACTCGCTGCGGGTCACCATCGACGCCGAGCTGAAGAAGGACCTCGACCAGCTGAAGTCGCTCCTCGCCCACAAGGTCCGCAACGGCGAGCTCGGCGCGCTCCTCCGCGAGGCGGTGAAGTGTGCCATCGAGAAGCATGGTAAGCGCCGCGGCGCGGTCGAGCCGTCGCGCCAGCGGAAGAGCCCAGCGCCGGCCGAGAAGGCGCCGCCTCCGGCACCGGCTCCGGGCCAGCGCGAGCCCATCCCGGCCGCGGTGAGGCGGGAGGTCTGGAAGCGCGACGGCGGGCCCTGCGCCTGGTGCTCACCGGACGGCCGCCGCTGCGGGAGCACCTGGATGCTGGAGCTCGATCACATCCAGCCCGTGGCGCTCGGCGGGCGCAGCACGGCCGACAACCTGAGGCTGGTTTGCCGTAACCATAATTCCCTGCACGCGGAGCACGTCTTCGGGAGGGAGCACATGGACCAGTTCCGGAAGGAACGCGGACCGGAGTGCTCCATCAACTCCGCCAGCGGAAGCACTTCAGGGGCGTGCGGTCCGGGCCCAGCGACCGGCGGCACGGCGGGAACGCAGCCGCAGCGCGGCACCGGATCGTGA
- a CDS encoding DUF2917 domain-containing protein, translating into MTTTRWWAPGHGGRQGVHELARDATLRLRAGSAGLVLRATSGCVLVTREGDRDDHVLEPGGELRLEGRGLVVAWALAPSRLVVAGAPAGARARAGRREKAVAGA; encoded by the coding sequence ATGACGACGACGCGGTGGTGGGCGCCGGGGCACGGAGGGAGGCAGGGCGTGCACGAGCTGGCGCGGGACGCGACCCTGCGCCTGCGGGCCGGGAGCGCGGGGCTGGTGCTGCGGGCCACCTCCGGGTGCGTGCTGGTGACGCGCGAGGGCGACCGCGATGACCACGTGCTCGAGCCGGGCGGGGAGCTCCGGCTCGAAGGGCGCGGGCTGGTGGTGGCGTGGGCGCTCGCGCCCTCGCGGCTGGTGGTGGCCGGAGCGCCGGCCGGCGCCCGGGCGCGGGCCGGGCGGCGGGAGAAGGCGGTCGCGGGGGCGTGA